One Hevea brasiliensis isolate MT/VB/25A 57/8 chromosome 5, ASM3005281v1, whole genome shotgun sequence genomic region harbors:
- the LOC110634353 gene encoding germin-like protein subfamily 3 member 2 has protein sequence MSSKLIVLLVVFSLQCLLALASDPDPVQDFCIPNPKYGAIRTARFTILSCKNSSEATTDDFVFSGMKTAGNFSETGLATIPVNPANFPGLNTLGMSFVRADLKVGAINPPHFHPRATEITHVVQGSVYLGFVDSNNRVYARVLEQGEVMVFPRGLVHFQMNVGDEPATVFGSFNSQNPGNQKIPAAIFGSGIDDKLLEKAFGLSPKQIEMMRRRFDPKRLS, from the coding sequence ATGTCTTCAAAATTGATCGTTTTGTTAGTTGTTTTCTCCCTCCAATGCCTCTTGGCATTGGCTTCAGACCCAGACCCAGTTCAAGATTTTTGCATACCCAACCCTAAGTATGGTGCCATAAGAACTGCTAGGTTCACTATCCTCTCATGCAAAAATTCCTCTGAAGCAACCACCGATGATTTTGTCTTCTCCGGCATGAAAACCGCTGGCAACTTCTCAGAGACAGGCCTTGCAACCATTCCTGTGAACCCAGCAAATTTTCCTGGCCTTAACACGCTAGGCATGTCATTTGTCCGGGCTGACCTTAAAGTTGGTGCTATTAATCCACCACATTTTCACCCGAGGGCAACCGAGATCACTCATGTGGTGCAAGGAAGTGTTTATTTAGGTTTTGTTGATTCTAACAATAGGGTTTATGCTAGAGTTCTTGAGCAAGGAGAGGTCATGGTTTTCCCTAGAGGCCTAGTGCACTTCCAAATGAACGTTGGTGATGAGCCTGCTACAGTTTTTGGAAGTTTCAATAGCCAAAACCCAGGAAACCAAAAGATCCCAGCTGCCATTTTCGGTTCTGGGATAGATGATAAGCTCTTGGAAAAGGCTTTTGGATTGAGTCCTAAGCAAATTGAAATGATGAGAAGAAGGTTTGATCCCAAAAGGCTTAGTTGA